A genomic region of Bombus terrestris chromosome 12, iyBomTerr1.2, whole genome shotgun sequence contains the following coding sequences:
- the LOC100643010 gene encoding transcriptional regulator ovo isoform X3, translated as MPKIFLIKNRLHQQQLRLLEAHHAGKNSSTNGAEPLSLIVNKHQYREKTDDDRATTPESLRSTSPASSPPPQWQSSTPTDTPPRRFISSILGGDVPYGSRGHVLTRAERKEYNSPPIVPSSSDATQFLSKSEKLVLPRPDTPPKTPRVEPPTRVSVIQRVPSQGQSTSRREDKIEVPQVHEPEQEQPIDYAVPKRKEEDEERGREGAKVSRAIGNSIARPLLAMRLSGPQVVHAAAGHGRSSTSGSSGSSGSSNGSSNSGSSSSSNSGGSGSYCGGGAVTGGSGGGGAVGGGAGGGMNPGGNGRGNYGPSSPPTGSLPPFYESLKGGNNLANFANQYNSTQGNGYLTPSPAVGMDCDAGQQDMNSQHSQYNAQDGKQYSLLQNVCASYGLTLKEEEDLSAYKIQANDLLSGQYGAYDMTDTGMMVDMVTGAVVDPLQFTATLTFNSPSDHTALLESLSDAADLFLPRLPAEDGSNDLLEESLHSPASAGSGIGQDGGQMTTPVEPSVDPFPEHSMALTRGFDTSRSSYTAVPQHFSSKLGLTYATAESSYQPISKERPELALHINQNHQHQSEPQLQQLQIQVQLQQHQQHQHQHQQHQQHQQQQPPPQQQQATTTSSHQQQHQGLLSPGLSFTGSGLELDSGSSVGGSLPSPGAASCSLDAASTSTSPSCALMEHAPSPAATVSSASVNTVQPTGPVGEPPLTQRLGLPGDCQLEFVNGGHGIKNPLAIEGQRQAAATREEERAARPPPGKDDDPNRFTCRVCTKNFSLQRLLNRHMKCHSDVKRYLCTFCGKGFNDTFDLKRHTRTHTGVRPYKCNLCEKSFTQRCSLESHCLKVHGVQHQYAYKERRTKVYVCEECGHTTQEPEVHYLHLKDKHPYSPALLKFYDKRHFKFTNSNFANMLLQGGLLQRDSRNTDSCVKSASKSLEAPLQRATTLLHLSRTSSL; from the exons ATCGCGAGAAAACAGACGATGATCGAGCAACGACCCCGGAATCATTACGCAGCACCAGTCCAGCTTCTTCTCCACCGCCACAATGGCAATCGAGTACTCCAACCGATACACCGCCGCGTCGATTCATCTCGAGTATTCTCGGCGGAGACGTACCATACGGGAGCAGAGGACACGTACTGACTAGGGCAGAACGTAAGGAATATAACAGCCCACCAATAGTCCCCTCCTCTAGCGATGCTACTCAATTTCTCTCGAAATCGGAGAAGCTGGTGCTACCCAGACCCGACACTCCTCCAAAAACGCCAAGAGTCGAACCACCGACTAGAGTGTCAGTCATTCAGAGGGTGCCTTCACAAGGTCAGTCAACATCTAGGAGGGAGGATAAAATTGAGGTGCCACAAGTTCACGAACCGGAACAG GAACAGCCAATCGATTACGCCGTGccgaagagaaaggaagaggacGAGGAGCGAGGTCGTGAAGGAGCAAAAGTATCGCGCGCGATCGGCAATTCAATTGCTAGGCCTCTTCTAGCTATGAGATTATCTGGTCCTCAGGTAGTTCACGCAGCAGCAGGTCACGGAAGATCTTCAACTTCTGGTAGCAGCGGAAGTTCCGGTTCTAGCAACGGGTCTAGCAACTCTGGTAGTTCCTCTTCTTCGAATTCAGGCGGAAGTGGTAGCTACTGCGGAGGCGGGGCAGTCACAGGTGGTAGTGGAGGCGGTGGAGCTGTAGGCGGAGGTGCTGGAGGTGGAATGAATCCTGGTGGAAACGGCCGCGGAAATTACGGTCCGAGTTCGCCACCCACTGGCTCTTTACCTCCCTTCTACGAGTCGCTCAAGGGCGGGAATAATCTGGCGAACTTCGCAAATCAGTACAACAGTACTCAAG GAAACGGATATCTGACACCATCACCGGCGGTAGGAATGGACTGCGACGCAGGACAGCAAGACATGAACTCGCAGCATTCTCAGTATAATGCTCAAGATGGCAAGCAATACTCTCTTCTACAGAATGTATGCGCATCTTATGGTTTGACACTGAAAGAGGAGGAAGATCTATCAGCATACAAAATACAAGCAAACGATTTGCTATCGGGACAGTATGGCGCCTATGATATGACCGACACAGGAATGATGGTAGACATGGTGACGGGCGCCGTTGTAGATCCCCTTCAGTTCACCGCTACCTTGACCTTCAACTCACCCTCGGATCATACCGCTCTTCTTGAGAGTCTGAGCGACGCTGCCGATCTGTTTCTACCAAGGCTACCAGCTGAGGATGGTAGCAATGATCTTCTGGAAGAATCTTTGCACTCGCCAGCTTCGGCTGGAAGTGGAATCGGCCAGGACGGCGGGCAAATGACCACTCCCGTAGAACCGAGCGTCGATCCTTTCCCAGAGCACAGCATGGCCTTAACCAGAGGCTTCGACACGTCGAG GAGCAGCTACACAGCAGTTCCTCAACATTTCAGTTCGAAATTAGGGCTGACCTACGCTACAGCAGAGTCAAGTTATCAGCCCATCTCCAAGGAACGCCCGGAGCTCGCGCTTCACATTAATCAGAACCACCAACACCAATCAGAACCGCAGCTGCAACAGCTACAGATACAGGTGCAGTTGCAACAACACCAACAGCACCAACACCAGCACCAGCAGCACCAGCAGCATCAGCAGCAGCAACCGCCGCCGCAGCAGCAGCAAGCCACAACGACCTCTTCTCATCAACAGCAACACCAAGGATTGTTGAGTCCAGGATTAAGTTTTACCGGTAGCG GTTTGGAATTAGACTCTGGTAGTAGCGTTGGTGGGAGCTTACCAAGCCCAGGAGCAGCTAGCTGTTCTTTGGACGCCGCCTCGACTAGCACATCGCCATCCTGTGCTCTGATGGAACACGCACCAAGCCCGGCGGCTACGGTGTCCTCTGCGTCGGTAAATACCGTGCAACCGACTGGCCCTGTCGGAGAACCACCGCTGACGCAACGG CTTGGTCTTCCTGGTGACTGTCAATTGGAGTTTGTAAATGGCGGCCATGGAATTAAAAATCCTCTGGCGATCGAGGGTCAGAGACAGGCTGCGGCTACTCGCGAGGAAGAGAGAGCAGCTCGACCTCCGCCTGGCAAG GATGACGATCCGAATCGTTTCACGTGTCGCGTGTGCACCAAGAATTTCAGCTTGCAAAGACTTTTGAATCGTCACATGAAATGCCACagcgacgtaaaacgttatttatGCACATTCTGTGGCAAGGGTTTCAATGACACGTTCGATTTGAAGAGGCACACCAGGACACACACCGGTGTTCGTCCGTACAAGTGTAATCTCTGCGAAAAGAGCTTCACGCAGAGGTGCTCTTTGGAAAGTCACTGCCTTAAGGTTCACGGTGTTCAACATCAATACGCATATAAGGAACGTCGCACAAAG GTATACGTATGCGAAGAATGCGGTCACACAACGCAGGAGCCGGAGGTCCATTACCTACATCTGAAAGATAAACACCCATACAGCCCAGCTTTGTTGAAGTTCTATGATAAGCGACATTTCAAATTCACCAACAGCAATTTTGCCAACATGTTGCTCCAG GGTGGCCTGTTGCAACGGGACTCGCGGAATACGGACAGCTGCGTAAAATCAGCCTCGAAAAGCCTCGAAGCACCTCTTCAACGTGCCACGACATTGTTGCACCTGAGTCGAACTTCCAGCTTGTGA
- the LOC100643010 gene encoding transcriptional regulator ovo isoform X1, with protein MPKIFLIKNRLHQQQLRLLEAHHAGKNSSTNGAEPLSLIVNKHQYREKTDDDRATTPESLRSTSPASSPPPQWQSSTPTDTPPRRFISSILGGDVPYGSRGHVLTRAERKEYNSPPIVPSSSDATQFLSKSEKLVLPRPDTPPKTPRVEPPTRVSVIQRVPSQGQSTSRREDKIEVPQVHEPEQEQPIDYAVPKRKEEDEERGREGAKVSRAIGNSIARPLLAMRLSGPQVVHAAAGHGRSSTSGSSGSSGSSNGSSNSGSSSSSNSGGSGSYCGGGAVTGGSGGGGAVGGGAGGGMNPGGNGRGNYGPSSPPTGSLPPFYESLKGGNNLANFANQYNSTQGNGYLTPSPAVGMDCDAGQQDMNSQHSQYNAQDGKQYSLLQNVCASYGLTLKEEEDLSAYKIQANDLLSGQYGAYDMTDTGMMVDMVTGAVVDPLQFTATLTFNSPSDHTALLESLSDAADLFLPRLPAEDGSNDLLEESLHSPASAGSGIGQDGGQMTTPVEPSVDPFPEHSMALTRGFDTSRSSYTAVPQHFSSKLGLTYATAESSYQPISKERPELALHINQNHQHQSEPQLQQLQIQVQLQQHQQHQHQHQQHQQHQQQQPPPQQQQATTTSSHQQQHQGLLSPGLSFTGSGLELDSGSSVGGSLPSPGAASCSLDAASTSTSPSCALMEHAPSPAATVSSASVNTVQPTGPVGEPPLTQRVGVLQQRLGLPGDCQLEFVNGGHGIKNPLAIEGQRQAAATREEERAARPPPGKDDDPNRFTCRVCTKNFSLQRLLNRHMKCHSDVKRYLCTFCGKGFNDTFDLKRHTRTHTGVRPYKCNLCEKSFTQRCSLESHCLKVHGVQHQYAYKERRTKVYVCEECGHTTQEPEVHYLHLKDKHPYSPALLKFYDKRHFKFTNSNFANMLLQGGLLQRDSRNTDSCVKSASKSLEAPLQRATTLLHLSRTSSL; from the exons ATCGCGAGAAAACAGACGATGATCGAGCAACGACCCCGGAATCATTACGCAGCACCAGTCCAGCTTCTTCTCCACCGCCACAATGGCAATCGAGTACTCCAACCGATACACCGCCGCGTCGATTCATCTCGAGTATTCTCGGCGGAGACGTACCATACGGGAGCAGAGGACACGTACTGACTAGGGCAGAACGTAAGGAATATAACAGCCCACCAATAGTCCCCTCCTCTAGCGATGCTACTCAATTTCTCTCGAAATCGGAGAAGCTGGTGCTACCCAGACCCGACACTCCTCCAAAAACGCCAAGAGTCGAACCACCGACTAGAGTGTCAGTCATTCAGAGGGTGCCTTCACAAGGTCAGTCAACATCTAGGAGGGAGGATAAAATTGAGGTGCCACAAGTTCACGAACCGGAACAG GAACAGCCAATCGATTACGCCGTGccgaagagaaaggaagaggacGAGGAGCGAGGTCGTGAAGGAGCAAAAGTATCGCGCGCGATCGGCAATTCAATTGCTAGGCCTCTTCTAGCTATGAGATTATCTGGTCCTCAGGTAGTTCACGCAGCAGCAGGTCACGGAAGATCTTCAACTTCTGGTAGCAGCGGAAGTTCCGGTTCTAGCAACGGGTCTAGCAACTCTGGTAGTTCCTCTTCTTCGAATTCAGGCGGAAGTGGTAGCTACTGCGGAGGCGGGGCAGTCACAGGTGGTAGTGGAGGCGGTGGAGCTGTAGGCGGAGGTGCTGGAGGTGGAATGAATCCTGGTGGAAACGGCCGCGGAAATTACGGTCCGAGTTCGCCACCCACTGGCTCTTTACCTCCCTTCTACGAGTCGCTCAAGGGCGGGAATAATCTGGCGAACTTCGCAAATCAGTACAACAGTACTCAAG GAAACGGATATCTGACACCATCACCGGCGGTAGGAATGGACTGCGACGCAGGACAGCAAGACATGAACTCGCAGCATTCTCAGTATAATGCTCAAGATGGCAAGCAATACTCTCTTCTACAGAATGTATGCGCATCTTATGGTTTGACACTGAAAGAGGAGGAAGATCTATCAGCATACAAAATACAAGCAAACGATTTGCTATCGGGACAGTATGGCGCCTATGATATGACCGACACAGGAATGATGGTAGACATGGTGACGGGCGCCGTTGTAGATCCCCTTCAGTTCACCGCTACCTTGACCTTCAACTCACCCTCGGATCATACCGCTCTTCTTGAGAGTCTGAGCGACGCTGCCGATCTGTTTCTACCAAGGCTACCAGCTGAGGATGGTAGCAATGATCTTCTGGAAGAATCTTTGCACTCGCCAGCTTCGGCTGGAAGTGGAATCGGCCAGGACGGCGGGCAAATGACCACTCCCGTAGAACCGAGCGTCGATCCTTTCCCAGAGCACAGCATGGCCTTAACCAGAGGCTTCGACACGTCGAG GAGCAGCTACACAGCAGTTCCTCAACATTTCAGTTCGAAATTAGGGCTGACCTACGCTACAGCAGAGTCAAGTTATCAGCCCATCTCCAAGGAACGCCCGGAGCTCGCGCTTCACATTAATCAGAACCACCAACACCAATCAGAACCGCAGCTGCAACAGCTACAGATACAGGTGCAGTTGCAACAACACCAACAGCACCAACACCAGCACCAGCAGCACCAGCAGCATCAGCAGCAGCAACCGCCGCCGCAGCAGCAGCAAGCCACAACGACCTCTTCTCATCAACAGCAACACCAAGGATTGTTGAGTCCAGGATTAAGTTTTACCGGTAGCG GTTTGGAATTAGACTCTGGTAGTAGCGTTGGTGGGAGCTTACCAAGCCCAGGAGCAGCTAGCTGTTCTTTGGACGCCGCCTCGACTAGCACATCGCCATCCTGTGCTCTGATGGAACACGCACCAAGCCCGGCGGCTACGGTGTCCTCTGCGTCGGTAAATACCGTGCAACCGACTGGCCCTGTCGGAGAACCACCGCTGACGCAACGGGTCGGTGTACTGCAACAAAGG CTTGGTCTTCCTGGTGACTGTCAATTGGAGTTTGTAAATGGCGGCCATGGAATTAAAAATCCTCTGGCGATCGAGGGTCAGAGACAGGCTGCGGCTACTCGCGAGGAAGAGAGAGCAGCTCGACCTCCGCCTGGCAAG GATGACGATCCGAATCGTTTCACGTGTCGCGTGTGCACCAAGAATTTCAGCTTGCAAAGACTTTTGAATCGTCACATGAAATGCCACagcgacgtaaaacgttatttatGCACATTCTGTGGCAAGGGTTTCAATGACACGTTCGATTTGAAGAGGCACACCAGGACACACACCGGTGTTCGTCCGTACAAGTGTAATCTCTGCGAAAAGAGCTTCACGCAGAGGTGCTCTTTGGAAAGTCACTGCCTTAAGGTTCACGGTGTTCAACATCAATACGCATATAAGGAACGTCGCACAAAG GTATACGTATGCGAAGAATGCGGTCACACAACGCAGGAGCCGGAGGTCCATTACCTACATCTGAAAGATAAACACCCATACAGCCCAGCTTTGTTGAAGTTCTATGATAAGCGACATTTCAAATTCACCAACAGCAATTTTGCCAACATGTTGCTCCAG GGTGGCCTGTTGCAACGGGACTCGCGGAATACGGACAGCTGCGTAAAATCAGCCTCGAAAAGCCTCGAAGCACCTCTTCAACGTGCCACGACATTGTTGCACCTGAGTCGAACTTCCAGCTTGTGA
- the LOC100643010 gene encoding transcriptional regulator ovo isoform X2, with amino-acid sequence MPKIFLIKNRLHQQQLRLLEAHHAGKNSSTNGAEPLSLIVNKHQYREKTDDDRATTPESLRSTSPASSPPPQWQSSTPTDTPPRRFISSILGGDVPYGSRGHVLTRAERKEYNSPPIVPSSSDATQFLSKSEKLVLPRPDTPPKTPRVEPPTRVSVIQRVPSQGQSTSRREDKIEVPQVHEPEQEQPIDYAVPKRKEEDEERGREGAKVSRAIGNSIARPLLAMRLSGPQVVHAAAGHGRSSTSGSSGSSGSSNGSSNSGSSSSSNSGGSGSYCGGGAVTGGSGGGGAVGGGAGGGMNPGGNGRGNYGPSSPPTGSLPPFYESLKGGNNLANFANQYNSTQGNGYLTPSPAVGMDCDAGQQDMNSQHSQYNAQDGKQYSLLQNVCASYGLTLKEEEDLSAYKIQANDLLSGQYGAYDMTDTGMMVDMVTGAVVDPLQFTATLTFNSPSDHTALLESLSDAADLFLPRLPAEDGSNDLLEESLHSPASAGSGIGQDGGQMTTPVEPSVDPFPEHSMALTRGFDTSRSSYTAVPQHFSSKLGLTYATAESSYQPISKERPELALHINQNHQHQSEPQLQQLQIQVQLQQHQQHQHQHQQHQQHQQQQPPPQQQQATTTSSHQQQHQGLLSPGLSFTGLELDSGSSVGGSLPSPGAASCSLDAASTSTSPSCALMEHAPSPAATVSSASVNTVQPTGPVGEPPLTQRVGVLQQRLGLPGDCQLEFVNGGHGIKNPLAIEGQRQAAATREEERAARPPPGKDDDPNRFTCRVCTKNFSLQRLLNRHMKCHSDVKRYLCTFCGKGFNDTFDLKRHTRTHTGVRPYKCNLCEKSFTQRCSLESHCLKVHGVQHQYAYKERRTKVYVCEECGHTTQEPEVHYLHLKDKHPYSPALLKFYDKRHFKFTNSNFANMLLQGGLLQRDSRNTDSCVKSASKSLEAPLQRATTLLHLSRTSSL; translated from the exons ATCGCGAGAAAACAGACGATGATCGAGCAACGACCCCGGAATCATTACGCAGCACCAGTCCAGCTTCTTCTCCACCGCCACAATGGCAATCGAGTACTCCAACCGATACACCGCCGCGTCGATTCATCTCGAGTATTCTCGGCGGAGACGTACCATACGGGAGCAGAGGACACGTACTGACTAGGGCAGAACGTAAGGAATATAACAGCCCACCAATAGTCCCCTCCTCTAGCGATGCTACTCAATTTCTCTCGAAATCGGAGAAGCTGGTGCTACCCAGACCCGACACTCCTCCAAAAACGCCAAGAGTCGAACCACCGACTAGAGTGTCAGTCATTCAGAGGGTGCCTTCACAAGGTCAGTCAACATCTAGGAGGGAGGATAAAATTGAGGTGCCACAAGTTCACGAACCGGAACAG GAACAGCCAATCGATTACGCCGTGccgaagagaaaggaagaggacGAGGAGCGAGGTCGTGAAGGAGCAAAAGTATCGCGCGCGATCGGCAATTCAATTGCTAGGCCTCTTCTAGCTATGAGATTATCTGGTCCTCAGGTAGTTCACGCAGCAGCAGGTCACGGAAGATCTTCAACTTCTGGTAGCAGCGGAAGTTCCGGTTCTAGCAACGGGTCTAGCAACTCTGGTAGTTCCTCTTCTTCGAATTCAGGCGGAAGTGGTAGCTACTGCGGAGGCGGGGCAGTCACAGGTGGTAGTGGAGGCGGTGGAGCTGTAGGCGGAGGTGCTGGAGGTGGAATGAATCCTGGTGGAAACGGCCGCGGAAATTACGGTCCGAGTTCGCCACCCACTGGCTCTTTACCTCCCTTCTACGAGTCGCTCAAGGGCGGGAATAATCTGGCGAACTTCGCAAATCAGTACAACAGTACTCAAG GAAACGGATATCTGACACCATCACCGGCGGTAGGAATGGACTGCGACGCAGGACAGCAAGACATGAACTCGCAGCATTCTCAGTATAATGCTCAAGATGGCAAGCAATACTCTCTTCTACAGAATGTATGCGCATCTTATGGTTTGACACTGAAAGAGGAGGAAGATCTATCAGCATACAAAATACAAGCAAACGATTTGCTATCGGGACAGTATGGCGCCTATGATATGACCGACACAGGAATGATGGTAGACATGGTGACGGGCGCCGTTGTAGATCCCCTTCAGTTCACCGCTACCTTGACCTTCAACTCACCCTCGGATCATACCGCTCTTCTTGAGAGTCTGAGCGACGCTGCCGATCTGTTTCTACCAAGGCTACCAGCTGAGGATGGTAGCAATGATCTTCTGGAAGAATCTTTGCACTCGCCAGCTTCGGCTGGAAGTGGAATCGGCCAGGACGGCGGGCAAATGACCACTCCCGTAGAACCGAGCGTCGATCCTTTCCCAGAGCACAGCATGGCCTTAACCAGAGGCTTCGACACGTCGAG GAGCAGCTACACAGCAGTTCCTCAACATTTCAGTTCGAAATTAGGGCTGACCTACGCTACAGCAGAGTCAAGTTATCAGCCCATCTCCAAGGAACGCCCGGAGCTCGCGCTTCACATTAATCAGAACCACCAACACCAATCAGAACCGCAGCTGCAACAGCTACAGATACAGGTGCAGTTGCAACAACACCAACAGCACCAACACCAGCACCAGCAGCACCAGCAGCATCAGCAGCAGCAACCGCCGCCGCAGCAGCAGCAAGCCACAACGACCTCTTCTCATCAACAGCAACACCAAGGATTGTTGAGTCCAGGATTAAGTTTTACCG GTTTGGAATTAGACTCTGGTAGTAGCGTTGGTGGGAGCTTACCAAGCCCAGGAGCAGCTAGCTGTTCTTTGGACGCCGCCTCGACTAGCACATCGCCATCCTGTGCTCTGATGGAACACGCACCAAGCCCGGCGGCTACGGTGTCCTCTGCGTCGGTAAATACCGTGCAACCGACTGGCCCTGTCGGAGAACCACCGCTGACGCAACGGGTCGGTGTACTGCAACAAAGG CTTGGTCTTCCTGGTGACTGTCAATTGGAGTTTGTAAATGGCGGCCATGGAATTAAAAATCCTCTGGCGATCGAGGGTCAGAGACAGGCTGCGGCTACTCGCGAGGAAGAGAGAGCAGCTCGACCTCCGCCTGGCAAG GATGACGATCCGAATCGTTTCACGTGTCGCGTGTGCACCAAGAATTTCAGCTTGCAAAGACTTTTGAATCGTCACATGAAATGCCACagcgacgtaaaacgttatttatGCACATTCTGTGGCAAGGGTTTCAATGACACGTTCGATTTGAAGAGGCACACCAGGACACACACCGGTGTTCGTCCGTACAAGTGTAATCTCTGCGAAAAGAGCTTCACGCAGAGGTGCTCTTTGGAAAGTCACTGCCTTAAGGTTCACGGTGTTCAACATCAATACGCATATAAGGAACGTCGCACAAAG GTATACGTATGCGAAGAATGCGGTCACACAACGCAGGAGCCGGAGGTCCATTACCTACATCTGAAAGATAAACACCCATACAGCCCAGCTTTGTTGAAGTTCTATGATAAGCGACATTTCAAATTCACCAACAGCAATTTTGCCAACATGTTGCTCCAG GGTGGCCTGTTGCAACGGGACTCGCGGAATACGGACAGCTGCGTAAAATCAGCCTCGAAAAGCCTCGAAGCACCTCTTCAACGTGCCACGACATTGTTGCACCTGAGTCGAACTTCCAGCTTGTGA
- the LOC100643010 gene encoding transcriptional regulator ovo isoform X4, translated as MPKIFLIKNRLHQQQLRLLEAHHAGKNSSTNGAEPLSLIVNKHQYREKTDDDRATTPESLRSTSPASSPPPQWQSSTPTDTPPRRFISSILGGDVPYGSRGHVLTRAERKEYNSPPIVPSSSDATQFLSKSEKLVLPRPDTPPKTPRVEPPTRVSVIQRVPSQGQSTSRREDKIEVPQVHEPEQEQPIDYAVPKRKEEDEERGREGAKVSRAIGNSIARPLLAMRLSGPQVVHAAAGHGRSSTSGSSGSSGSSNGSSNSGSSSSSNSGGSGSYCGGGAVTGGSGGGGAVGGGAGGGMNPGGNGRGNYGPSSPPTGSLPPFYESLKGGNNLANFANQYNSTQGNGYLTPSPAVGMDCDAGQQDMNSQHSQYNAQDGKQYSLLQNVCASYGLTLKEEEDLSAYKIQANDLLSGQYGAYDMTDTGMMVDMVTGAVVDPLQFTATLTFNSPSDHTALLESLSDAADLFLPRLPAEDGSNDLLEESLHSPASAGSGIGQDGGQMTTPVEPSVDPFPEHSMALTRGFDTSSSKLGLTYATAESSYQPISKERPELALHINQNHQHQSEPQLQQLQIQVQLQQHQQHQHQHQQHQQHQQQQPPPQQQQATTTSSHQQQHQGLLSPGLSFTGSGLELDSGSSVGGSLPSPGAASCSLDAASTSTSPSCALMEHAPSPAATVSSASVNTVQPTGPVGEPPLTQRVGVLQQRLGLPGDCQLEFVNGGHGIKNPLAIEGQRQAAATREEERAARPPPGKDDDPNRFTCRVCTKNFSLQRLLNRHMKCHSDVKRYLCTFCGKGFNDTFDLKRHTRTHTGVRPYKCNLCEKSFTQRCSLESHCLKVHGVQHQYAYKERRTKVYVCEECGHTTQEPEVHYLHLKDKHPYSPALLKFYDKRHFKFTNSNFANMLLQGGLLQRDSRNTDSCVKSASKSLEAPLQRATTLLHLSRTSSL; from the exons ATCGCGAGAAAACAGACGATGATCGAGCAACGACCCCGGAATCATTACGCAGCACCAGTCCAGCTTCTTCTCCACCGCCACAATGGCAATCGAGTACTCCAACCGATACACCGCCGCGTCGATTCATCTCGAGTATTCTCGGCGGAGACGTACCATACGGGAGCAGAGGACACGTACTGACTAGGGCAGAACGTAAGGAATATAACAGCCCACCAATAGTCCCCTCCTCTAGCGATGCTACTCAATTTCTCTCGAAATCGGAGAAGCTGGTGCTACCCAGACCCGACACTCCTCCAAAAACGCCAAGAGTCGAACCACCGACTAGAGTGTCAGTCATTCAGAGGGTGCCTTCACAAGGTCAGTCAACATCTAGGAGGGAGGATAAAATTGAGGTGCCACAAGTTCACGAACCGGAACAG GAACAGCCAATCGATTACGCCGTGccgaagagaaaggaagaggacGAGGAGCGAGGTCGTGAAGGAGCAAAAGTATCGCGCGCGATCGGCAATTCAATTGCTAGGCCTCTTCTAGCTATGAGATTATCTGGTCCTCAGGTAGTTCACGCAGCAGCAGGTCACGGAAGATCTTCAACTTCTGGTAGCAGCGGAAGTTCCGGTTCTAGCAACGGGTCTAGCAACTCTGGTAGTTCCTCTTCTTCGAATTCAGGCGGAAGTGGTAGCTACTGCGGAGGCGGGGCAGTCACAGGTGGTAGTGGAGGCGGTGGAGCTGTAGGCGGAGGTGCTGGAGGTGGAATGAATCCTGGTGGAAACGGCCGCGGAAATTACGGTCCGAGTTCGCCACCCACTGGCTCTTTACCTCCCTTCTACGAGTCGCTCAAGGGCGGGAATAATCTGGCGAACTTCGCAAATCAGTACAACAGTACTCAAG GAAACGGATATCTGACACCATCACCGGCGGTAGGAATGGACTGCGACGCAGGACAGCAAGACATGAACTCGCAGCATTCTCAGTATAATGCTCAAGATGGCAAGCAATACTCTCTTCTACAGAATGTATGCGCATCTTATGGTTTGACACTGAAAGAGGAGGAAGATCTATCAGCATACAAAATACAAGCAAACGATTTGCTATCGGGACAGTATGGCGCCTATGATATGACCGACACAGGAATGATGGTAGACATGGTGACGGGCGCCGTTGTAGATCCCCTTCAGTTCACCGCTACCTTGACCTTCAACTCACCCTCGGATCATACCGCTCTTCTTGAGAGTCTGAGCGACGCTGCCGATCTGTTTCTACCAAGGCTACCAGCTGAGGATGGTAGCAATGATCTTCTGGAAGAATCTTTGCACTCGCCAGCTTCGGCTGGAAGTGGAATCGGCCAGGACGGCGGGCAAATGACCACTCCCGTAGAACCGAGCGTCGATCCTTTCCCAGAGCACAGCATGGCCTTAACCAGAGGCTTCGACACGTCGAG TTCGAAATTAGGGCTGACCTACGCTACAGCAGAGTCAAGTTATCAGCCCATCTCCAAGGAACGCCCGGAGCTCGCGCTTCACATTAATCAGAACCACCAACACCAATCAGAACCGCAGCTGCAACAGCTACAGATACAGGTGCAGTTGCAACAACACCAACAGCACCAACACCAGCACCAGCAGCACCAGCAGCATCAGCAGCAGCAACCGCCGCCGCAGCAGCAGCAAGCCACAACGACCTCTTCTCATCAACAGCAACACCAAGGATTGTTGAGTCCAGGATTAAGTTTTACCGGTAGCG GTTTGGAATTAGACTCTGGTAGTAGCGTTGGTGGGAGCTTACCAAGCCCAGGAGCAGCTAGCTGTTCTTTGGACGCCGCCTCGACTAGCACATCGCCATCCTGTGCTCTGATGGAACACGCACCAAGCCCGGCGGCTACGGTGTCCTCTGCGTCGGTAAATACCGTGCAACCGACTGGCCCTGTCGGAGAACCACCGCTGACGCAACGGGTCGGTGTACTGCAACAAAGG CTTGGTCTTCCTGGTGACTGTCAATTGGAGTTTGTAAATGGCGGCCATGGAATTAAAAATCCTCTGGCGATCGAGGGTCAGAGACAGGCTGCGGCTACTCGCGAGGAAGAGAGAGCAGCTCGACCTCCGCCTGGCAAG GATGACGATCCGAATCGTTTCACGTGTCGCGTGTGCACCAAGAATTTCAGCTTGCAAAGACTTTTGAATCGTCACATGAAATGCCACagcgacgtaaaacgttatttatGCACATTCTGTGGCAAGGGTTTCAATGACACGTTCGATTTGAAGAGGCACACCAGGACACACACCGGTGTTCGTCCGTACAAGTGTAATCTCTGCGAAAAGAGCTTCACGCAGAGGTGCTCTTTGGAAAGTCACTGCCTTAAGGTTCACGGTGTTCAACATCAATACGCATATAAGGAACGTCGCACAAAG GTATACGTATGCGAAGAATGCGGTCACACAACGCAGGAGCCGGAGGTCCATTACCTACATCTGAAAGATAAACACCCATACAGCCCAGCTTTGTTGAAGTTCTATGATAAGCGACATTTCAAATTCACCAACAGCAATTTTGCCAACATGTTGCTCCAG GGTGGCCTGTTGCAACGGGACTCGCGGAATACGGACAGCTGCGTAAAATCAGCCTCGAAAAGCCTCGAAGCACCTCTTCAACGTGCCACGACATTGTTGCACCTGAGTCGAACTTCCAGCTTGTGA